In Carya illinoinensis cultivar Pawnee chromosome 7, C.illinoinensisPawnee_v1, whole genome shotgun sequence, the following are encoded in one genomic region:
- the LOC122315106 gene encoding protein POLAR LOCALIZATION DURING ASYMMETRIC DIVISION AND REDISTRIBUTION isoform X2, whose translation MKSLFFNNLSFLLSPVKSDSQHLRIADILAEDDEDSDLDFGMDRWRRNDGSTNLQCSSPRRVVARWLAALRRIKETRNIMVQSQKTAEVEEEEEREVKKFAGGSMHAKRSLNGLDVGDSSPLATESEESGRSRKDASFNLGVGCSLLYLVAASKNELTKMVELRKQVETLLLNVKEELKRKDPQFKAFESNFTAAYSTSDVLEGPNSNSRVSRQSQTISYVLPISETTMMHDQSLKCNSPQQEEYLEGMDGLEAEIEAEWERLQISLERENSLKHTRQQKTKVTVKDIASVGSPGLSFGEVIDTQNPGTEVHFGVPPTELESRLHELLEARQQERIKELESALECAMHKLREKETEVSWWKGTARFISQHVPGPSRFGSQHDSETS comes from the exons ATGAAGAGCCTCTTCTTTAATAACCTCAGCTTCTTGCTCTCTCCTGTTAAATCCGATAGCCAACACCTTCGTATCGCCGACATACTCGCAGAAGACGACGAAGATTCTGATTTAGATTTTGGTATGGATAGGTGGCGGCGCAATGACGGGTCCACGAACCTGCAGTGTTCTTCACCGCGCCGGGTTGTTGCTCGATGGCTGGCGGCACTGAGGCGGATCAAGGAGACTAGGAATATCATGGTGCAGAGCCAGAAGACGGcggaggtggaggaggaggaggagcggGAAGTTAAAAAATTCGCTGGCGGGTCGATGCATGCAAAGCGCTCGTTGAATGGTCTGGACGTGGGTGATTCCTCACCTTTGGCTACAGAAAGTGAGGAGTCAG GGCGTTCCAGAAAAGATGCTTCTTTCAACTTGGGAGTTGGGTGTAGTTTGCTCTATCTCGTTGCAGCAAGTAAAAATGAGCTTACGAAGATGGTGGAGCTTCGAAAGCAAGTGGAAACACTTCTTCTTAATGTCAAAgaagaattgaaaaggaaggACCCACAGTTTAAGGCATTCGAATCAAATTTCACTGCTGCATATTCCACCAGTGATGTACTAGAGGGTCCAAACTCTAACAGCAGGGTTTCACGGCAGTCGCAAACCATATCATATGTTTTACCAATTTCGGAAACAACTATGATGCATGATCAGTCTTTGAAATGTAATTCACCTCAACAGGAGGAGTACCTTGAAGGAATGGACGGACTTGAAGCAGAGATTGAAGCTGAGTGGGAGCGCTTGCAGATCAGCTTGGAGAGAGAAAACTCGTTGAAGCATACACGGCAGCAAAAAACAAAG GTGACTGTTAAGGACATAGCATCTGTTGGAAGCCCCGGTTTGAGTTTTGGCGAAGTGATTGACACTCAAAATCCCGGTACCGAAGTGCATTTTGGTGTTCCACCCACTGAACTTGAGAGCAGGTTGCATGAACTACTGGAAGCAAGACAGCAAGAACGGATAAAAGAGCTAGAATCTGCTCTGGAATGTGCCATGCACAAGCTTCGAGAGAAAGAAACGGAGGTTTCTTGGTGGAAAGGCACTGCAAGATTTATTTCCCAACATGTTCCAGGGCCTTCAAGATTTGGCTCCCAACATGATTCAGAAACCTCATAG
- the LOC122315106 gene encoding protein POLAR LOCALIZATION DURING ASYMMETRIC DIVISION AND REDISTRIBUTION isoform X1 produces MKSLFFNNLSFLLSPVKSDSQHLRIADILAEDDEDSDLDFGMDRWRRNDGSTNLQCSSPRRVVARWLAALRRIKETRNIMVQSQKTAEVEEEEEREVKKFAGGSMHAKRSLNGLDVGDSSPLATESEESVYPGRSRKDASFNLGVGCSLLYLVAASKNELTKMVELRKQVETLLLNVKEELKRKDPQFKAFESNFTAAYSTSDVLEGPNSNSRVSRQSQTISYVLPISETTMMHDQSLKCNSPQQEEYLEGMDGLEAEIEAEWERLQISLERENSLKHTRQQKTKVTVKDIASVGSPGLSFGEVIDTQNPGTEVHFGVPPTELESRLHELLEARQQERIKELESALECAMHKLREKETEVSWWKGTARFISQHVPGPSRFGSQHDSETS; encoded by the exons ATGAAGAGCCTCTTCTTTAATAACCTCAGCTTCTTGCTCTCTCCTGTTAAATCCGATAGCCAACACCTTCGTATCGCCGACATACTCGCAGAAGACGACGAAGATTCTGATTTAGATTTTGGTATGGATAGGTGGCGGCGCAATGACGGGTCCACGAACCTGCAGTGTTCTTCACCGCGCCGGGTTGTTGCTCGATGGCTGGCGGCACTGAGGCGGATCAAGGAGACTAGGAATATCATGGTGCAGAGCCAGAAGACGGcggaggtggaggaggaggaggagcggGAAGTTAAAAAATTCGCTGGCGGGTCGATGCATGCAAAGCGCTCGTTGAATGGTCTGGACGTGGGTGATTCCTCACCTTTGGCTACAGAAAGTGAGGAGTCAG TATATCCAGGGCGTTCCAGAAAAGATGCTTCTTTCAACTTGGGAGTTGGGTGTAGTTTGCTCTATCTCGTTGCAGCAAGTAAAAATGAGCTTACGAAGATGGTGGAGCTTCGAAAGCAAGTGGAAACACTTCTTCTTAATGTCAAAgaagaattgaaaaggaaggACCCACAGTTTAAGGCATTCGAATCAAATTTCACTGCTGCATATTCCACCAGTGATGTACTAGAGGGTCCAAACTCTAACAGCAGGGTTTCACGGCAGTCGCAAACCATATCATATGTTTTACCAATTTCGGAAACAACTATGATGCATGATCAGTCTTTGAAATGTAATTCACCTCAACAGGAGGAGTACCTTGAAGGAATGGACGGACTTGAAGCAGAGATTGAAGCTGAGTGGGAGCGCTTGCAGATCAGCTTGGAGAGAGAAAACTCGTTGAAGCATACACGGCAGCAAAAAACAAAG GTGACTGTTAAGGACATAGCATCTGTTGGAAGCCCCGGTTTGAGTTTTGGCGAAGTGATTGACACTCAAAATCCCGGTACCGAAGTGCATTTTGGTGTTCCACCCACTGAACTTGAGAGCAGGTTGCATGAACTACTGGAAGCAAGACAGCAAGAACGGATAAAAGAGCTAGAATCTGCTCTGGAATGTGCCATGCACAAGCTTCGAGAGAAAGAAACGGAGGTTTCTTGGTGGAAAGGCACTGCAAGATTTATTTCCCAACATGTTCCAGGGCCTTCAAGATTTGGCTCCCAACATGATTCAGAAACCTCATAG